Proteins from a single region of Mytilus trossulus isolate FHL-02 chromosome 2, PNRI_Mtr1.1.1.hap1, whole genome shotgun sequence:
- the LOC134706078 gene encoding transcription intermediary factor 1-beta-like — MAQTALKTCEICVSSAGTNYCTTCEQIFCDNCKAMHNRQKISKDHKFKDSVSVVQGIKTTTSKCKEHKEDTIFVCNDCYVSVCSKCITGKHNGHKLSDIDESVSGLSKVTRTEIRSILDAAASNVTVVEKSLKKFDSEVQASVKGIEEHGSKLKKMIEREVDEMVVSTKKKANSERERLRKILTDVKTVLEKASVLEHKQNELQKTKNDSSTLLSKLFILTGEIEKLQTIHFVTGPTSSYTPGVTTNKHLTQLLGKHDFRQVYRIYFEMPIMVKTKTKHKVFKRCGFIVDHH, encoded by the coding sequence ATGGCGCAGACAGCTCTAAAGACGTGTGAAATTTGTGTAAGTTCCGCTGGAACAAACTACTGCACCACATGTGAACAAATTTTCTGTGATAACTGCAAAGCTATGCACAACAGACAAAAGATTTCCAAAGATCACAAATTCAAAGACAGTGTAAGCGTTGTACAGGGTATCAAAACAACAACATCTAAGTGTAAAGAGCACAAGGAAGACACTATTTTTGTCTGTAATGACTGCTATGTGTCAGTATGTTCAAAATGCATTACAGGAAAACACAACGGACATAAATTGTCTGATATTGACGAGTCAGTGTCAGGTCTATCTAAAGTAACAAGAACTGAAATCCGTTCAATATTAGATGCAGCAGCTAGTAATGTAACAGTTGTAGAAAAAAGCCTAAAGAAATTTGATTCGGAAGTACAAGCGTCTGTTAAAGGAATCGAAGAACATGGcagcaaattgaaaaaaatgattgaacgGGAAGTCGACGAAATGGTAGTTTCTACCAAAAAGAAAGCCAATTCAGAGAGAGAACGGTTGAGAAAGATTCTTACAGATGTCAAAACTGTTCTTGAAAAGGCATCAGTTTTAGAACACAAACAGAATGAATTACAGAAAACCAAAAACGATTCTTCAACTTTACTTTCGAAGCTTTTTATTCTAACTGGGGAAATTGAGAAACTTCAAACAATTCACTTTGTAACAGGTCCAACCAGTTCATACACACCAGGcgtaacaacaaataaacatttaactCAACTTCTCGGAAAACATGATTTTAGGCAAGTATATcgtatttattttgaaatgccAATAATGgttaaaaccaaaacaaaacataaagttTTCAAGCGTTGTGGTTTTATCGTTGATCATCATTGA